A window of Dermacentor andersoni chromosome 4, qqDerAnde1_hic_scaffold, whole genome shotgun sequence genomic DNA:
GGACCCGTaggcgacgaagttcgtctgcagtgcagcatgcggtttaaaggtaTTTAGCTGAAGTTCGGAATGCCgcttgccgcttatattgttttccgcttctttaccgcgttgcgctagctaggcagcacgactgcacaaGCGGATTGTGTTGTGTGTtgaagctactgaagtttgcaagaactgaaattgttggttttatgtggccctgtaaatcctcgcaccaggtgtcgcgcacttcatgtttttacatctattttatgcgtggcttcgcacgtGCTTATCTGTTGCTAGTTgtttcatgcataactcttgttgattcttttgagctgcgaggttttcaccctgcctcgtttgtaaaagGTAtgaatcacgctgtgtcttatcggaatgataccaagcaaacgcttttttaacagctttattcCTTTCGTctgagggcatcttagatattgtgattttttgggaaatgtgtttagaaaataggtagttgaGGGAGAGAATCGCTAATCGTTGCTGCATATGGCATTTTTTGTACCATTTTTCGCttaaaagttcgcgtcacgtttgcgaagtcatcacacctcgatgctgtctgagcagacttaataCGCCGAGTGacttgtttgtttcacaacgtagtcccttcttgcgtgtgaattttgcactcaactgaattcttgttatgcttacgccgcagacGACTAAACCTGGCCTTGCCTCCAGCGCTTATCTACTTTGACTAgtgctgctctgcctttaaatatatcatgtggcacttctctctagtaacatttaaaataaAGTTCTGAAAACATTGTCGGACTTGAGCTTTTTACATTTCCGAGCGGCTCCCTttgggaatttaaaattgcaagaactgcagcgggaacggcagttcatcggcgtatgcagcagaagtgcatcggtggtacagcgctaacacgcgcttttattaaccctggcgtttggtgacttcgttgactagtgtacgcgtctccatcaataaattcgcaatcaTTCTTGTTGAAGTGACTTTGTCTGCGCTTATTCGGCGATATCACATgcattcatcggcagaaaaatcacaacggcatatacagacatcgcaccgtgcggatttgtttgaaaTAAGTCTGCACTGACGACGGGTGCTTATTGTAGacgtacagaagcagcattacggcaagggtagaatttaaAAGAACGATTGAGACATCACATTAATCAACAAtatttatcggctagttaacattagctccacttcatgtaaatggggttcatggcgtttgtctgcgggacgcacctgacacgtatgtggaccatgttgtcccaagcACCCGTTAACATGGGGCTCATACCCGCTtccacagaggtcagcgtcttctCTACAGCtctcaccgcagaagaagcagtctggcacccaaataaagaagaaatcgcggccgcgaacttcagccattcTAGCTGCAAAGGGTTgttgtctgctactgctcccgcgcgtactgttggaagagCCCGCTAGGTGGTTATCAGTGGCCCCTGTGTAGACCGTTTCTTTAATGGGCgccaccatggatggatggatgttatgagcgggacggggcggtgggttgcgccaccaagctcttgctattatgctgcctaatgtcctacctaggctaaacaataaaaaagacaaaaaagaaacactataaactcccacaaccaaattttcttatcccctattgcgaactgtgcttttgtacgtctccgtcttttgtctttttcctacttttcttcccctaatcctccaatcgcctcgtACTAATGCCCACTGCGGgcgtgtttacttttcccctgctctcgctgaacccaagggcttcaaggaggccaatggtgcctaaatcgaccgcgggGCAGacgttttcacattctaataaaacatgctccatagtttccctagctttaccgcagcaagcacatgcttctccttccttcttatgtctcgctttataggtgcgggTTCTAAGgcgtcccgatctcgcttcgaaaagtaatgcgcTTCCCTTTcagctatcataaattgtttctttcctgatttccattgccgccaccattgagattatttcagcccctctgactttccgcttgacgttccttgttgctgtgttgcccaccctacaggccgcatacttgctggtaagttcctagtccttttcctccactgtggatCAACGATTTTCCTGTATAGATACCTGAACTCTCTCcaagcccattcactttcttctatattcctccgTCGttcatattgctacgcagtggcgccctCTATGGGccgtcggcatgctggcttggccgagcgctccgttttgcatggcaggtatacgctcggcggtagtttctggcgtttgttttcgtgcTCGTGCGGTCTGCTTAGTATGACGTGGCGTCCtctacgtggaaaacggttctgtAAGATGCACTGAAGTGACTTAAGTCGGTacctgctggcgttgaggcgtacggggcacgcagcgcgatgtgggcGCGCCTGTTttagcctacaatcagcctcggagatcaattgtgtatttatgGAAGTTCCATtgactaatgtgaccttattgcagtattatcctctcgttctaagctgcggtttacgAGCAATGAAACTTACGCGACGACCGTAACTAGTGTGCACATGTGCCGTTCTGCTACGAtgtaggagctgtgctgttatactccgacaagcgttcaaactgttagctgcagattacattgcgtgactacttggttcggtggatgaggtttccacccatgaacgaaacagtttttcttagtaataacagcataccttacactgtgaactatacttgtccagcaaaCTGACCGTTACGAACTGCGTgagcatcctaagcagtggtaggtgctggataaCAGATGTCGTTGTTCTATacagcgcatggtccaagcatgcggcatcaacgtttatagatctataagcgttgtgcggcgtgactgtGCGAGGTCGTgatgcggcgttagcccgttttctctttctttttcgagaaagctGGTAATGACAGAATTTTTTTTCGGtcgtgttcgttccgttctctacgacgcactgacACGTATTATGGAAATCtcgtcctcaaaaatagccatcgcatttttttatgcgatccctctcggaTATTATAGCGCTTTAGGGgtcaaaaaggcaatgccgaaggaCATAGCtgatatatgtatcatgctggttcaccaaccgcactgattgctgtgttgagcagcgccatcaggTTCGTGCAGGAGGCTAGCGTACACATGCAGTGATTTAAAGCCTACTAGACTAGAAATGAGTGAGCACGATGCCgctgcatcacaaatatttgatagcgcctgccgctttagatgtttcgtggttgcctgaTACGGTAGTACGGCCTaattaggttggccgtacacgagcttgcgctcttatgttttagtccctccgccaagcgatcagatagtgagcagatttaccatttcatgctggtaacaCAGAGACGCTGGTTCTAttcgttgaattaaaatcgatatacgcaaaatagttaacaacgcatacacacaccgcggctgataatgcgcgtcgcatgtttgcgcccccaagagatatttccgcgtaccatagttaccgatgcaccgaaaggtttccctgacgaccttatatgaacggacattgcgtaaatttcacaaggTACGATCTAAAACACCTCGGAATCGTTCCGCAgtacgcgacagcaatactttcaaacagcgccgcgccggatcgcccaagccagagaggaggaaacgcTCGCCGCGCACCCTTTCATCcccgcccgatgaaaaggtctataggcGGTCCACTCGGCTTATCGGGTGCGCAACAACATCTTCCCTCGCCATGATCGCAGCCGTTCCTCTAAAATCCTCACCTACTTCCTTTGCGTTTGCCGTGAGAAAGCGGCCGTCTCCGGGCGAGTGCCGAAAAGGGGGAGTTATTTCCTTCGCCATCACCCGCCGAATGCTCCCCTCTCTTATAACCGGCGCTGCCCCCTCTTCATGCCCTCCCCTCCCTTGTTTATTTAAAGCGGGGCTCACGCGCAAAACAGCCCCTTCAAACCGATCAGCCGCCGGTGAGGCAGGAGTCAGCCCGCGCAGCAGTGAGCTAGGGGGAACCCGAAGTTCAGCGTGCAGTCAAACCGAAACTGACAACAGGGCTCAGATTGACAGAAACGATGTCCATGTCGGGCTTCGAGAAGATCTCCACCAGCGACTATGGAGAGTTCAGCCGGTGGAGTCGCCCCCTGTACCCGCGCTCGGACCCGCGGACCCGCGACTGGTTCCTGCTGGGCAACCCCTTCTTTGTCACTCTGGTCGTGGGAGCATACTTGTACATCGTGTACCGTGCGGGACCCCGGTTCATGGCCAGCCGGAAGCCCTACGACCTGCGCGGTGTCATCAAGGTCTACAACTTGGCCATGATCCTGCTCAACATTGTGTTTGGCTACAACTTCTTGAAGAACTCTTATTTGGGCGGCGACTATAACCTGTTCTGCCAGGGCATGACGTACGCGACGGACGAGAAATCCTTGAATAATCTCTGGTGGGGATACTTCTACTTCTTTGTGCGCGTTGCCGACTTCATGGATACCTTCTTCTTCGTGCTCCGCAAGAAGTACAACCAGATCACACTGCAACACACGCTGCACCACGCGCTCATCGTGGCTAACGGCTGGCTCTGGTACACGCTAGGGGGCGATGGTCAGTCGCTATTCGGCGGCATCATCAACTGCTTCATTCATGCGATCATGTATGGCTACTACTTCCTGGCAGCCTGCGGTGCCGAGTACCGCAAATATCTGTGGTGGAAGAAGTACCTCACGCGTGCACAGATTGCCCAGCATCTCGTAATCATCATTCACGGACTCATACCGCTCTTTTACGACTGCGGGTACCCGCGGTTCTTCATCTATCTGGCCCTTCCGCAGGGTTTGCTTGGACTTGCGTTATTTCTCAGATTTTACGTGGCCGCTTACAGGAGGAAGTCGGCCATGGAAGCTGCCGCCGCGAAGAAACTGGCCATGCTCAAAGAAGACTAAGCTCGAACTATCGCGACATGCCTCCCAGGAAGCGCAGCACCGGTGGTTTCGACGAACCGCCGTATGCTCTCCGCATGTCACCGCCTCGAGATCGCAAATAGCCTCCTAGAAGCTGAACAAGCAAGGCGTCACTCTAGCGAAGTTGCTCCCCTGTTAAAGATATCTTGAAGTAAATCTCAGGAAGCAAGATTATGGAGAGGTTTTTGTGAAACATCAGCATGCACTTGGCTGTGCAGCTCACTAACGTTGCGTCTCTCATTTTTCCAAGAAGACCGGAATACTACAACGTCACCTATGTGACGGCTACCCCTTCTTTCAGCGTCGCAGCTGACTTCATgtagcctgtgtgtgtgtgtgcttatgAGTACCTTCgctgtatgcaaaaaaaaagttcagcGTGTTTCCTCGACGCAGGTATTTTTCAACTTGACTGTGCGAAAAGCTCTATACAACTTAAGGTGACACGTCGAGCCCTGCAATAGTTTTAAGAAAGACCTCATCGAAGAAAGCTGTGCGCATTGAATGCCGGCTCGTCAGAGCTCTTGTTCGTCGCTACAGAAGAccataaggaaaaagaaaata
This region includes:
- the LOC126538304 gene encoding very long chain fatty acid elongase AAEL008004-like, with translation MSMSGFEKISTSDYGEFSRWSRPLYPRSDPRTRDWFLLGNPFFVTLVVGAYLYIVYRAGPRFMASRKPYDLRGVIKVYNLAMILLNIVFGYNFLKNSYLGGDYNLFCQGMTYATDEKSLNNLWWGYFYFFVRVADFMDTFFFVLRKKYNQITLQHTLHHALIVANGWLWYTLGGDGQSLFGGIINCFIHAIMYGYYFLAACGAEYRKYLWWKKYLTRAQIAQHLVIIIHGLIPLFYDCGYPRFFIYLALPQGLLGLALFLRFYVAAYRRKSAMEAAAAKKLAMLKED